One window of Corynebacterium accolens genomic DNA carries:
- a CDS encoding TetR/AcrR family transcriptional regulator — MEEILVPRRRPAQARSRERFERIVQAARAVLVDVGFESFTFDEVAHRAEVPIGTLYQFFANKYVLICELDRQDTATSLAEIERFSRLVPAPQWPDVLDEFIDHLARMWREDPSRRAVWHAIQSTPATRATAADTELQLLEPLSEILRPLATEHSDAQRIELARFLIHTVVSLLNYAISGDPDKFDSVVMELKRMLISYLFAVAAG; from the coding sequence GTGGAGGAAATCCTCGTCCCGCGGCGTCGGCCAGCGCAGGCGCGCAGCCGGGAGCGCTTTGAGCGCATTGTGCAGGCGGCGCGCGCCGTGCTTGTCGATGTCGGCTTCGAATCCTTCACCTTCGATGAAGTCGCCCACCGCGCCGAGGTTCCCATCGGCACGCTGTATCAGTTCTTTGCCAATAAATACGTGCTCATCTGCGAGCTCGACCGGCAAGATACCGCCACCAGCCTGGCCGAAATCGAGCGCTTTTCGCGCCTCGTTCCAGCCCCGCAGTGGCCGGATGTCTTGGATGAATTCATCGACCACCTCGCGCGGATGTGGCGCGAGGACCCTTCCCGGCGCGCTGTTTGGCACGCCATCCAATCCACCCCGGCGACGCGGGCCACAGCCGCCGATACCGAGCTGCAGCTCTTGGAGCCACTCTCCGAGATCCTTCGCCCGCTGGCCACCGAGCACAGCGATGCGCAACGCATTGAGCTGGCGCGCTTCCTTATCCACACCGTAGTTTCGCTGCTCAATTACGCCATTTCGGGCGATCCAGACAAGTTCGATTCCGTGGTCATGGAGCTAAAGCGCATGCTGATTTCGTATCTTTTTGCGGTGGCCGCGGGATAA
- a CDS encoding HNH endonuclease signature motif containing protein encodes MNALQAYATQISSAMDILAEAHGMPESDLVELGLPDVEARELLALAEVYFGTTSFSRKQRLAAAGARHHDLVTLKLIEKYATRAATKRAAWNLRVELCRQHGPASEIARLAKKRLREWRPRRRPPREGVQLLRRPEGPWTMRITAPSSFLADLDSALDPENPLASFRELLRSEGAATVQTTTNVIIPLNALDQILEGDGDEVTLRLTNGSTITGAQLVERTFSEHGLATLIHPVKGPVNLYRTSRFASEKQRLMAAAENPTCPWPPCNHPADKSQIHHLQAWKHGGMTNADNLTVCCPYHNGVNQDDPNAPPLRGRLARVNGKVRWVR; translated from the coding sequence ATGAACGCACTGCAGGCCTATGCCACCCAGATTTCCTCGGCGATGGATATCCTCGCCGAGGCCCACGGCATGCCTGAAAGCGACCTCGTTGAGCTCGGCCTACCGGATGTCGAGGCCCGCGAGCTGCTTGCCCTAGCGGAGGTTTATTTCGGCACCACTTCCTTTAGCCGCAAGCAGCGCCTTGCCGCCGCAGGCGCGCGCCACCACGATTTGGTGACGCTCAAGCTCATCGAGAAGTACGCCACCCGCGCGGCCACCAAGCGCGCCGCGTGGAACCTGCGTGTAGAGCTGTGCCGGCAGCACGGACCGGCTTCTGAGATCGCCCGGCTTGCTAAAAAGCGCCTGCGCGAATGGCGCCCGCGCCGCCGGCCGCCGCGCGAGGGCGTACAACTCCTGCGCCGCCCGGAAGGACCGTGGACGATGCGCATTACCGCGCCCTCGTCCTTCCTCGCGGATCTCGATTCCGCCCTCGACCCCGAAAACCCACTCGCATCCTTCCGCGAACTCCTCCGCAGCGAGGGCGCTGCCACGGTACAGACCACGACGAACGTGATTATCCCGCTCAACGCGCTGGATCAAATACTGGAAGGCGATGGCGACGAGGTCACGCTTCGCCTCACCAACGGCTCTACCATCACCGGCGCGCAGCTCGTAGAGCGCACCTTCAGCGAGCACGGGCTAGCCACGCTAATCCACCCGGTGAAGGGCCCGGTCAACCTGTATCGGACCTCGCGCTTCGCCTCGGAAAAACAGCGGCTGATGGCCGCCGCCGAAAACCCCACCTGCCCGTGGCCGCCGTGCAATCACCCGGCGGATAAGTCTCAGATCCATCACCTGCAGGCGTGGAAGCACGGCGGGATGACCAACGCGGATAACCTCACGGTGTGTTGCCCATACCACAACGGGGTGAACCAAGACGATCCCAATGCCCCTCCCCTGCGCGGCCGCCTTGCCCGGGTAAACGGCAAGGTCCGCTGGGTCCGCTAG
- the bioD gene encoding dethiobiotin synthase — protein sequence MIIFVTGTNTDVGKTVATAALASAFAQSGCEVVYAKPLQTGEPDKSGDAATVRDLAGVEVTEMARFPEPLAPNLSARRAGMTPPSKEELRDWIAGLDAPGRVVLVEGAGGLLVRLADDYTLADVATNLLIVTSLGLGSLNAAELTVREAQRRGINVMGLIGGSLPARPDLATRLNVDELPAVTGCRLWGRVPEGAGALGREDFARMARELFPGDVCAQLLAHAE from the coding sequence ATGATTATCTTTGTCACTGGCACCAATACCGACGTGGGAAAAACGGTGGCCACGGCGGCGCTCGCCAGTGCCTTTGCCCAGAGCGGGTGCGAGGTTGTCTATGCCAAGCCCCTGCAGACCGGCGAGCCGGACAAGAGCGGCGACGCGGCGACGGTGCGGGACCTGGCCGGGGTCGAGGTCACGGAGATGGCGCGCTTTCCCGAACCGCTAGCACCGAACCTCTCGGCGCGCCGGGCGGGCATGACGCCGCCGAGCAAAGAGGAACTCCGGGACTGGATCGCAGGGTTGGACGCACCAGGCCGTGTGGTGCTGGTGGAAGGCGCCGGCGGTCTGCTGGTGCGTTTGGCAGACGACTACACGCTTGCCGATGTCGCCACCAACCTCCTCATCGTCACCTCCCTCGGCCTCGGCAGCCTCAACGCCGCCGAGCTCACCGTCCGCGAGGCGCAGCGGCGCGGGATTAACGTGATGGGGCTTATCGGCGGCAGTTTGCCCGCGAGGCCGGATCTGGCGACGCGGCTGAACGTGGACGAGCTGCCGGCGGTCACGGGCTGCCGGTTGTGGGGCAGAGTGCCAGAGGGGGCCGGAGCGCTGGGCCGGGAAGACTTCGCCCGGATGGCCAGAGAGCTCTTTCCCGGTGATGTGTGCGCGCAGTTGCTTGCGCACGCCGAGTAG
- a CDS encoding adenosylmethionine--8-amino-7-oxononanoate transaminase, protein MVDISTNDIATIDAHHIWHPYAEPGAPTRVVESAAGVHLTLADGTQLIDAMSSWWAAAHGHSHPRLTAAAKEQVDRMSHVMFGGLTHEPAARLTANLMELTRHDFAQVFYADSGSVSVEVAIKMALQYQQGIGHPERTKMLTWRSGYHGDTFAAMSVCDPDGGMHSMWTGTLAQQIFAPAPPTRGASEKMRADYLRELEGCITNEVAALIIEPVVQGAGGMRFHDHELVRGAREICDRHGIVLIADEIATGFGRTGDLFTTQAAGVVPDIMCVGKAMTGGFMTMAATLATARVAEGMHPRALMHGPTFMANPLACAVSAEATSMILEGTWRGQVAGIEKQLRAGLSGLEDEPGVADVRVLGAIGVVEMERDVDMAGATDAAVDQGVWLRPFGRLIYTMPPFISTEDEVAQICRGVRAAVAGGRR, encoded by the coding sequence TTGGTGGATATTTCTACTAACGACATAGCGACAATCGATGCCCACCACATCTGGCACCCCTACGCCGAGCCCGGCGCGCCCACGCGCGTCGTGGAGTCGGCCGCGGGCGTCCACCTCACGCTTGCCGATGGCACCCAGCTCATCGACGCCATGTCCTCCTGGTGGGCCGCCGCCCACGGGCACAGCCACCCGCGGCTTACCGCGGCCGCCAAGGAGCAGGTCGATCGCATGAGCCACGTGATGTTCGGCGGGCTCACGCACGAGCCGGCGGCGCGGCTGACGGCCAATCTTATGGAGCTTACGCGCCACGACTTCGCGCAGGTCTTTTATGCGGACTCGGGATCGGTTTCGGTGGAGGTAGCAATCAAGATGGCCCTGCAATATCAGCAGGGGATTGGCCACCCGGAGCGCACCAAGATGCTGACCTGGCGCTCGGGTTATCACGGCGATACTTTCGCCGCGATGAGCGTGTGTGATCCCGATGGCGGCATGCACTCGATGTGGACCGGCACCCTGGCGCAGCAGATTTTCGCCCCGGCACCGCCCACGCGCGGGGCGAGCGAGAAGATGCGCGCGGATTACCTGCGGGAGTTGGAAGGCTGCATTACGAACGAGGTCGCGGCCTTGATCATCGAGCCCGTCGTCCAAGGCGCCGGCGGCATGCGTTTCCACGATCACGAGTTGGTGCGCGGGGCGCGCGAAATCTGCGACCGCCATGGAATCGTGCTGATCGCGGATGAAATCGCCACGGGGTTTGGGCGCACCGGGGACCTCTTTACCACCCAGGCGGCGGGAGTGGTGCCAGATATCATGTGCGTGGGCAAGGCGATGACCGGTGGTTTCATGACGATGGCCGCCACGCTTGCCACCGCCCGGGTAGCCGAGGGTATGCACCCCCGCGCGCTTATGCACGGACCGACCTTTATGGCTAACCCGTTGGCTTGCGCGGTATCTGCCGAGGCGACCTCCATGATCCTGGAGGGAACGTGGCGGGGGCAGGTTGCGGGCATCGAGAAGCAGCTGCGCGCCGGGCTTTCCGGGCTAGAGGACGAGCCGGGCGTGGCGGACGTGCGGGTGCTGGGCGCTATCGGCGTGGTGGAGATGGAGCGTGACGTCGATATGGCAGGCGCCACGGATGCGGCGGTGGACCAGGGTGTGTGGCTGCGCCCGTTCGGCCGCCTCATCTACACCATGCCACCGTTTATCAGCACCGAGGACGAGGTCGCGCAGATTTGCCGCGGGGTGCGCGCTGCAGTAGCAGGAGGAAGGCGATGA